The DNA region GTTCCTCGCAATGGCCAGATTGATGTCCTTTTCGACGATATTGTCCACACCAATGGCACCGCCATCAAAATTTCCATGCCCCGCGTCAATGACAATGGTCGGCAGATCTCCGCCAAGTTCATAAACCGGTGCGACAGCTGTGATCGCGGAAAAAGAATAATGCGCCAAAAAAGCAACAGCGGCGCCCAATATTACGAGCGTCGCCGCCACGCGTCCATTTCGTTTCATGCACATCCCTCCGCTTCAATCTATGCAGAAACGAAAGAGGTTTATGCGCTTATCCGCAGTGTGCTTCGAGGTATTCGACCAGGTCTGCAAGCGCGCCGTTCTCACAGGGACCGGTCACCAGCTTGCAGACCGCTTTGATGTCGTCCGGCGCGCCAGCAACCGTCACTGGAAATGAAACGCTTCGAAGCATTTCAAAATCGTTATAATAGTCACCGATCGCGACAATACTCTCATGCAAAATGCCGCATTGCCGCGAAAGCTGCCGGATTCCCTCCCCTTTGTTCGAACCTTTCGGCAGCATCTCCAGGAAATTGGGACCGGAAGTGACAAACTCCACGTCGTCCCAGCACTGTGCCCGGACAAATTCAGAGACCGGCCCAACCAGCTCCTCCGGCATGGCCATCAACAGCTTAAAGTAGTCCCCGGTGAGTTCCTCCGCGCCAAGCGGAAAGATGGGAAGCCCTTCAATCTGCATATATGCCCGGGTCTGTTCAACATTGTGGAGCGCATGGATCTGGTACATTTCGTAAACAGCAAAACCGATCTGCGGAAATAATTGAATCAGTTTTTGTACATAGCCGGCAAAAGTTCCGGGCAGGTAACGCGCGTAATAAAGGCGGTGCTGCGCATAGTCATAAACCGCGCTGCCGTTAAAAACGATGCAGGGCGCGTTGACCGGCAGCAGGTCAATATACCGCCGCACCGAAACCAGCGGCCGGCCGCTGGCAATGCAGAAGCGCCCACCCTTTTCAGTAAAGTATTCGAGCGCCTCCAGATTACGCGCCGGGATGGGGCCCGGCGTCGGCATCAGCGTCCAGTCAACGTCGCTGACAATCAGATAATCAGAAAGTTTTTTCTTCACCGGACCTTGCCCTCCTTGATAGAGTTCAAAAATTGCAGATAGTATTCCGGCAGCTCACTCGTAAATTCGAGATATGCGCCGGTGCGTGGATGGACAAAGCCGATTGTCCGCGCGTGCAGGCACTGGCCGCGCAGGCTGGTGATCACTTTTTTGGGGCCATACACAGGGTCTCCCGCAACCGGATGGCCCTTATAGGCCATATGCACCCGGATCTGATGGGTGCGGCCTGTTTCAAGGCGAAGGACAAGATCGGTGAATGCGCCAAACGGTTCACGCACGCTGTAATGGGTAACTGCTTTACGGGCATTTTTTTCGGTGACACACATTTTCTTTCGGTCACTGGGGTTCCTGCCGATTGGCGCATCAACCGTCCCCTCCAACTCTGTAAATCCACCGTAAACAATGGCGTTATAAATGCGTGTAAAGCTATGTTCCTTTATCTGTTCCGCAAGCATACTGTGGGAAAAATCATTCTTTGCCACGATAAGCAGGCCACTGGTGTCCTTATCGATCCGGTGGACAATCCCTGGCCGGATCACACCGTTGATGCTGGAAAGTCTGCCCGCGCAGTGGTAAAGCAGTGCGTTTACAAGCGTCCCATCCCAGTTGCCCGGCGCGGGATGAACAACCATCCCTTTGGGTTTGTTGACCACCAGCAAATCGTCGTCCTCATAGAGGATTTCCACGGGAATATTCTGCGGTAAAACATCCAGCGGCTTTGCGTCCGGAACCCGCAGCAGGATCTCTTCCCCACCGCGCAGCCGGTAATTCTTGGCAACAGTTTTTCCATTTGCCAGCACGCCGCCGGATTCACAAAATCGCTGGATCGCGGAGCGGGTAAGCCCGTCCGCGTTTTCACAAAGCCATTTGTCGATCCGCTCGCCCGCATCCACTTCATCGGTCAGATAGAACTGCTCATTCACCGCTCGGCTCCTCTTCTTCCGGATGGGTTTCTTCCGCCTTGACCGGCTGCGCATCTTTCCCCAAAGTTTTTTTCTCCTCAAAGAAAAGCAGGTAAACAAGCAGCAGCCCTGTCCCGATAACGACACAGCAATCCGCAAAATTGAATACTGGGAAATTGAAAAGCGGAGAAATATCCAGGTAATCGACCACAAAGGTGCGGAACACCCGGTCGATCAGGTTGCCGACGCCGCCCGCGATGATGAGACCCATGCTCCAGAGCACCAGCTTATGTTTGAACTTCCCCATCACCAAAGCGACGATAATACCGGCAAGCACAATCCCGGTCACGATCGAAAGCAGCTGGGTTTTCCCTTGGAAAATTCCAAAAGCCGCGCCGCGGTTCTCCACATAGGTCAATTGCAGAAGTCCTGGAATCAGTGTCACCGAAGGCGCTCCCACAAGGGTCCCCAGTACCCAAATTTTCAGCAGCTGGTCTACGATCACCAATGCGGCAGCCGAAAGCAATATCAAACTTACTGTCATGTTTTCCTCCCAATCGATGTGCCGCAAACCGGACATCGCGCCGGTTTGGGAACCGGCATTTCAAAAATCATGCGGCGCTTAAATAGGTCTTTAAGCGCCGCATTTTTTCATTTGGTTTATCAGCCGATGATCTGTGCGCAGCGTGCACAAAGGGTCGGATGCTTGGCATCAGCCCCAACAGAGTCGCTGTGCGCCCAGCAGCGCGGACAAAGTTCACCATCCGCCTTGGCCACGTCAACGGTAAACAGGCCGTTCGCACCGGAGAACCTGCCCTCCCCGCCCTTTTCCAGAACCACCTGGGAAACGATAAACACCGGCGCCAAATCCTTTTCCACACTGGAAAGGAATGCGAAGGTCTCGTCATCCGCAGCGTGCAGGATGACCTTCGCTTCCAGCGATTTACCGATCATCTTGGCGTTGCGGGCATCTTCCAACGCCTTAAGCACATCGTCGCGCACCTCATGGATGCGATCCCATTTGGCAATAAACGCACTGTCAACCAGGTTGCCGCAGTATTTCGGAATCTCGTTAAACATAACCGAAGCACTGTCATAATTCTTGTCGGCGGGCAGATAGCTCCATACCTCTTCCGCTGTGAACGGGATAATGGGCGCAAACACCAGCGTAAGCCCGCGCAGGATGGTATAGATCGCGGTTTGTGCCGCACGGCGGTTTTTGGAATCCGCCGCTTCGACATAGAGCCGGTCCTTGAGCACATCGAGGTAGAAGTTCGACATATCGATTGTGCAGAAATTATGCAGCGCGTGATAGATGATGTGGAATTCAAAATTGTCGTAGGCCTCGGAAGTGGTCTTTACGAGACCATCAAACCGCGCCAGAGCCCATTTATCGAGATCGGTCAGCTCCGCAAAGGGAACCATATCCCTGTTGGGATCAAAGTCATAGAGGTTGCCGAGGATATA from Anaerotruncus rubiinfantis includes:
- the lspA gene encoding signal peptidase II, whose product is MTVSLILLSAAALVIVDQLLKIWVLGTLVGAPSVTLIPGLLQLTYVENRGAAFGIFQGKTQLLSIVTGIVLAGIIVALVMGKFKHKLVLWSMGLIIAGGVGNLIDRVFRTFVVDYLDISPLFNFPVFNFADCCVVIGTGLLLVYLLFFEEKKTLGKDAQPVKAEETHPEEEEPSGE
- a CDS encoding HAD-IIB family hydrolase — encoded protein: MKKKLSDYLIVSDVDWTLMPTPGPIPARNLEALEYFTEKGGRFCIASGRPLVSVRRYIDLLPVNAPCIVFNGSAVYDYAQHRLYYARYLPGTFAGYVQKLIQLFPQIGFAVYEMYQIHALHNVEQTRAYMQIEGLPIFPLGAEELTGDYFKLLMAMPEELVGPVSEFVRAQCWDDVEFVTSGPNFLEMLPKGSNKGEGIRQLSRQCGILHESIVAIGDYYNDFEMLRSVSFPVTVAGAPDDIKAVCKLVTGPCENGALADLVEYLEAHCG
- a CDS encoding RluA family pseudouridine synthase produces the protein MNEQFYLTDEVDAGERIDKWLCENADGLTRSAIQRFCESGGVLANGKTVAKNYRLRGGEEILLRVPDAKPLDVLPQNIPVEILYEDDDLLVVNKPKGMVVHPAPGNWDGTLVNALLYHCAGRLSSINGVIRPGIVHRIDKDTSGLLIVAKNDFSHSMLAEQIKEHSFTRIYNAIVYGGFTELEGTVDAPIGRNPSDRKKMCVTEKNARKAVTHYSVREPFGAFTDLVLRLETGRTHQIRVHMAYKGHPVAGDPVYGPKKVITSLRGQCLHARTIGFVHPRTGAYLEFTSELPEYYLQFLNSIKEGKVR